In Myripristis murdjan chromosome 2, fMyrMur1.1, whole genome shotgun sequence, a genomic segment contains:
- the s100b gene encoding protein S100-B, translating to MTDLETSMATIIAVFHKYAEREGDKHKLKKSELKDLINDELPNLLGHVKDQATLDGLMESLDADGDAECDFQEFMTFVTMVTICCHEF from the exons atgaCTGACCTGGAGACCTCGATGGCCACCATCATCGCCGTGTTTCATAAATACGccgagagagaaggagacaaaCACAAGCTGAAGAAAAGCGAGCTGAAGGATTTGATTAACGACGAGCTGCCAAATCTGCTGGGG CATGTGAAGGACCAGGCCACGCTGGACGGCCTCATGGAGAGCCTGGATGCCGACGGTGACGCCGAGTGCGACTTCCAGGAGTTCATGACGTTCGTCACCATGGTTACCATCTGTTGCCATGAGTTCTGA